One region of Oryzias latipes chromosome 6, ASM223467v1 genomic DNA includes:
- the LOC101155349 gene encoding uncharacterized protein LOC101155349, with amino-acid sequence MSNSDRVVLALGGAGTVGSGVVKALLDKGFKVAVISRDSSRLEKLRSFVSSNNKNNLTTIVGNVGTEEGAEQAKEALLTEVGKVTDIVSSLGFSWWQGGPPHTQTLKDLQWVMETLLLSTFVSWKAFFPLVKDNSDSTYTFITGGAGEKLLMPGTGFLTVGAASTLAFCQVLREEYPEVPCKLNQLKINTGVGTPERMAPGYLNHLDLGEAVTSLVERRDTSHTVFTINCPADLKTVILEGNL; translated from the exons ATGTCAAATTCGGACAGGGTTGTGTTGGCTCTGGGAGGAGCGGGAACAGTTGGCTCTGGAGTGGTCAAAGCGCTCCTGGATAAAG GCTTTAAGGTGGCAGTGATCTCCAGGGACAGCAGCCGGCTGGAGAAACTCCGCTCCTTTGTCTCCTCCAACAACAAGAACAACCTCACCACCATCGTGGGGAACGTTG GGACGGAGGAGGGAGCGGAGCAGGCGAAGGAGGCCCTGCTGACGGAGGTGGGGAAGGTCACCGACATTGTTTCCTCTTTGGGCTTCAGCTGGTGGCAGGGTGGCCCCCCACACACCCAGACCCTCAAAGACCTCCAATGG GTCATGGAGACGCTGCTGCTGAGCACGTTTGTGTCGTGGAAGGCTTTCTTCCCGCTGGTGAAAGACAACTCGGACTCCACCTACACCTTCATCACTG GGGGCGCTGGAGAGAAGCTGCTGATGCCCGGAACGGGCTTCCTGACGGTGGGGGCTGCGAGCACCCTGGCTTTCTGTCAGGTACTGAGGGAGGAGTATCCCGAGGTGCCCTGCAAACTCAACCAG CTAAAGATAAACACGGGCGTTGGTACTCCAGAGCGCATGGCTCCCGGCTACCTGAACCATCTGGACCTGGGTGAAGCCGTCACCTCCCTCGTGGAGAGACGAGACACCTCCCACACAGTTTTCACCATCAACTGCCCCGCAGACTTAAAGACAGTGATCCTGGAGGGGAACCTTTAG